One genomic segment of Drosophila melanogaster chromosome 3R includes these proteins:
- the trbd gene encoding trabid, with product MCDTKDDAQKWKCETCTYENYPSSLKCTMCQASKPLLNEDIFRLSPAQESCTVAEEAAAVEVAVMSPTPSSTCYSLQPQSQARQSNVADSEKWPCKVCTYLNWPRSLRCVQCCTKRGGEAIERGKKDMDNEADGDRAGEALQALRISGSEENLANKPVQLIGATASHRLSLSRGIDDATHLNNLANASHNQSQSQHRQPVLQQQMQLQLQPQQQRESSSSAAVPPQQQKQCYVSKWACNSCTYENWPRSIKCSMCGKTREREISGSQNDLHASSSLNSQEENQQQLQQPNVDTVSVNNSFNKKHIYQLGSSETINNCDTLQERQERRQRQIRRQVDWQWLNACLGVVENNYSAVEAYLSCGGNPARSLTSTEIAALNRNSAFDVGHTLIHLAIRFHREEMLPMLLDQISGSGPGIKRVPSYVAPDLAADIRRHFANTLRLRKSGLPCHYVQKHATFALPAEIEELPIPIQEQLYDELLDRDAQKQLETPPPALNWSLEITARLSSRMFVLWNRSAGDCLLDSAMQATWGVFDRDNILRRALADTLHQCGHVFFTRWKEYEMLQASMLHFTLEDSQFEEDWSTLLSLAGQPGSSLEQLHIFALAHILRRPIIVYGVKYVKSFRGEDIGYARFEGVYLPLFWDQNFCTKSPIALGYTRGHFSALVPMEPFTRIDGRRDDVEDVTYLPLMDCELKLLPIHFLTQSEVGNEESMMRQWLDVCVTDGGLLVAQQKLSKRPLLVAQMLEEWLNHYRRIAQVITAPFIRRPQITHYSSDGDSDEE from the exons ATGTGCGATACCAAAGACGATGCGCAGAAATGGAAATGTGAAACTTGCACCTACGAGAACTACCCATCCTCGCTGAAATGCACCATGTGCCAGGCGTCCAAGCCGCTGCTCAACGAGGACATCTTCCG TCTGAGTCCAGCCCAGGAGAGCTGCACCGTTGCGGAGGAGGCGGCTGCCGTCGAAGTAGCCGTAATGTCGCCCACACCTTCGTCCACGTGCTACTCGCTCCAGCCGCAGAGCCAGGCACGGCAGAGCAACGTGGCGGACAGCGAAAAGTGGCCCTGCAAGGTGTGCACCTATCTCAATTGGCCGCGGAGCCTGCGCTGCGTTCAGTGCTGCACGAAGCGCGGTGGCGAGGCGATAGAGCGTGGCAAAAAGGACATGGATAACGAGGCGGACGGGGATCGTGCAGGAGAGGCGCTGCAAGCCCTTCGCATCAGCGGCTCGGAGGAGAACCTGGCCAATAAGCCGGTTCAGCTCATCGGCGCCACGGCCTCCCATCGTTTGAGCCTTAGTCGTGGCATAGACGATGCGACCCATCTGAACAATCTCGCCAATGCGTCTCACAACCAGTCGCAGTCCCAGCACCGGCAGCCTGTCCTacagcagcagatgcagctccagctgcagccgcagcaacagcggGAATCCTCATCCTCCGCCGCCGtcccgccgcagcagcagaagcagtgCTATGTCTCCAAATGGGCGTGTAAC TCTTGCACTTACGAAAACTGGCCGAGGAGCATCAAGTGCTCCATGTGCGGCAAGACGAGGGAGCGGGAGATTAGTGGGTCGCAGAACGACTTGCACGCCTCATCCAGCCTAAACAGTCAGGAGGAGAatcagcaacaactgcagcagccaAACGTGGATACCGTCAGCGTCAATAACTCGTTCAATAAGAAGCACATTTACCAACTGG GTTCTTCGGAAACCATCAACAACTGTGATACGCTGCAAGAGCGTCAGGAGCGCCGCCAGCGTCAAATCCGACGACAGGTGGACTGGCAGTGGCTGAATGCGTGCCTGGGCGTCGTGGAGAACAACTACAGCGCTGTGGAGGCGTACCTCTCCTGCGGTGGCAATCCAGCCCGTTCGTTGACCAGCACCGAGATTGCCGCCCTCAACCGCAACTCGGCCTTCGACGTGGGCCACACCCTGATCCACCTGGCCATTCGTTTTCATCGCGAGGAGATGTTACCGATGCTGCTGGACCAGATCTCCGGTTCGGGGCCGGGCATCAAGCGTGTGCCGTCCTACGTGGCTCCCGACTTGGCGGCCGATATCCGGCGCCACTTTGCCAATACCCTGCGCTTGCGCAAGTCCGGTCTACCCTGCCACTATGTGCAAAAGCACGCCACCTTCGCCCTCCCCGCCGAGATTGAGGAGCTGCCGATACCCATACAGGAGCAGCTCTACGATGAGCTGCTCGACCGCGACGCGCAGAAACAGCTGGAGACGCCGCCGCCGGCCTTGAATTGGTCGCTGGAGATCACTGCTCGCCTGAGCTCACGGATGTTTGTACTGTGGAACCGCAGTGCTGGCGACTGCCTGCTGGACTCGGCCATGCAGGCCACCTGGGGCGTCTTCGATCGTGACAATATCCTTAGGCGGGCACTCGCCGACACACTGCACCAGTGCGGGCATGT GTTCTTTACTCGCTGGAAAGAGTACGAGATGCTGCAGGCTTCGATGCTCCACTTTACGCTGGAGGACTCTCAGTTCGAGGAGGACTGGAGTACACTACTGTCATTGGCCGGCCAACCCGGCTCGTCCCTGGAGCAACTGCACATCTTTGCGCTGGCGCATATCCTTCGTCGGCCGATTATCGTTTACGGCGTGAAGTACGTCAAGAGTTTTCGGGGCGAGGACATTGGATACGCGCGTTTCGAAG GTGTCTACTTGCCTTTGTTCTGGGATCAAAACTTTTGCACCAAGTCACCGATAGCACTGGGCTACACACGTGGCCATTTCAGCGCCCTGGTGCCGATGGAGCCATTCACTCGCATCGATGGGCGGCGTGACGATGTGGAGGACGTAACCTATCTCCCGCTAATGGACTGCGAGCTGAAACTTTTGCCCATACATTTCCTTACACAGTCGGAG GTTGGCAACGAGGAGTCAATGATGCGTCAATGGCTGGACGTGTGCGTAACTGATGGAGGCCTACTGGTGGCGCAACAAAAGCTAAGCAAGCGTCCCTTGCTGGTCGCCCAGATGCTGGAAGAGTGGCTAAATCACTACCGCCGCATTGC ACAAGTGATAACGGCGCCTTTCATTCGTCGCCCTCAAATCACACATTACTCCAGTGATGGCGACTCGGATGAGGAGTAG